In a single window of the Raphanus sativus cultivar WK10039 chromosome 9, ASM80110v3, whole genome shotgun sequence genome:
- the LOC108833323 gene encoding pentatricopeptide repeat-containing protein At5g50390, chloroplastic yields the protein MEIPLAFYQSLRLEDNKTRSRDSSYSNRNVFKFPRFSGYDFSLRRRRWRNPFAKITCSSLVQGLKPKPTLKPEPIREIDDTGSKDPVLGGDTQISKPAVAICSQIEKLVLCNRLREAFELFEVLEIRGSVRVGVSTYDALVEACIRLKSIRCVKRVHGYMLSNGFEPEQFMMNRILMMHVKCGMIIDARRLFDEMPERNLFSYNSIISGFVNFGNYLEAFQLFKMMWEELSDSETHTFAVMLRASAGLGSIEVGRQLHVCALKLGVVDNTFVSCGLIDMYSKCGDVEDARCVFDDMPEKTTVAWNNIIAGYALHGYSEEALCLLYDMRDSGTSLDQFTLSILIRISTRVAKVELTKQAHARLIRSGFESEIVANTALVDFYSKWGRVDTARYVFDKLPRKNIISWNALMGGYANHGRGADAVNLFEKMLAAKVAPNHITFLAVLSACAYSGLSERGWEIFLSMSEVHGIKPRAMHYACMIEILGRDGLLDEAIAFIRRAPLKPTVNMWAALLNACRMHGNLELGRVVAEKLYGMEPEKLGNYVVMYNVYNSMGKTAEAAGVLDTLESKGLRMMPACTWVEVGDQTHSFLSGDKCDSYNEAVKRQIYHKVDELMKEISEYGYLVAEEKNLLSDVDVNEELVVRYHSEKLAIAYGLVNTPEWNPLQITQNHRICKECHKVVEFISLITGREIVVRDASRFHHFKEGKCSCGGYW from the exons ATGGAGATTCCACTCGCATTTTATCAAAGCTTAAGGTTAGAAGATAACAAGACTCGTAGTCGAGATTCCTCTTATTCCAATCGCAATGTTTTCAAATTCCCGCGGTTTTCTGGATACGATTTCTCGCTCCGCCGAAGAAGATGGAGGAACCCATTTGCGAAAATCACTTGTTCTTCTCTAGTTCAAGGGCTGAAACCAAAGCCGACGCTTAAACCGGAACCAATTAGAGAAATCGATGATACCGGATCGAAAGATCCGGTTTTGGGTGGTGATACCCAGATCAGTAAACCTGCCGTCGCGATTTGTAGTCAGATCGAGAAGCTCGTCTTGTGTAATAGGTTAAGGGAAGCGTTTGAATTGTTTGAGGTTTTGGAGATTCGAGGTAGTGTTCGCGTTGGGGTTAGCACGTACGATGCGTTGGTGGAAGCTTGTATTCGTTTGAAATCGATTCGGTGTGTAAAAAGGGTTCACGGGTACATGCTGAGTAATGGGTTTGAGCCGGAGCAATTTATGATGAACAGAATCTTGATGATGCATGTGAAATGTGGGATGATTATCGACGCACGTAGGTTGTTCGACGAAATGCCGGAGAGAAACTTGTTTTCATACAACTCCATTATCTCTGGGTTTGTTAACTTCGGTAACTATTTAGAAGCTTTTCAGCTGTTTAAGATGATGTGGGAAGAGCTTTCCGATAGTGAAACTCATACGTTTGCGGTGATGTTACGTGCCTCGGCTGGGTTAGGTTCTATTGAGGTAGGGAGACAGTTACACGTCTGTGCGTTGAAGCTAGGAGTCGTGGATAACACGTTTGTCTCGTGTGGGCTGATCGATATGTATAGCAAGTGTGGGGACGTTGAAGATGCTCGATGTGTTTTTGATGATATGCCTGAGAAGACTACAGTTGCTTGGAATAACATTATAGCGGGTTATGCGCTCCATGGTTACAGCGAGGAAGCACTGTGTTTGTTGTATGATATGCGAGACTCTGGTACGTCTCTTGATCAGTTCACCCTTTCGATATTGATAAGAATCTCCACAAGGGTTGCCAAGGTTGAGCTTACAAAGCAAGCACACGCTAGATTGATTCGTAGTGGTTTTGAGTCGGAGATCGTCGCGAACACGGCTCTTGTAGATTTTTATAGCAAATGGGGTAGAGTAGATACTGCTAGATATGTGTTTGATAAGTTGCCGAGGAAAAACATAATCTCATGGAACGCTTTGATGGGTGGATATGCGAATCATGGTCGAGGAGCAGATGCGGTCAACTTGTTTGAGAAGATGCTTGCTGCGAAAGTTGCTCCAAATCATATCACCTTCCTTGCGGTTCTATCAGCTTGTGCTTACTCAGGTTTATCTGAACGAGGTTGGGAGATTTTTCTGTCGATGAGTGAGGTTCACGGGATCAAACCAAGGGCGATGCACTATGCCTGTATGATTGAGATTTTGGGTAGAGACGGTTTATTAGATGAAGCCATTGCTTTCATCAGAAGAGCTCCTTTGAAACCGACGGTTAATATGTGGGCAGCGCTCTTGAATGCATGTAGGATGCATGGAAACTTAGAGCTCGGAAGAGTGGTTGCTGAGAAACTCTATGGAATGGAACCTGAGAAGCTCGGTAACTACGTTGTGATGTATAATGTGTACAACAGTATGGGGAAAACTGCAGAAGCTGCAGGAGTTTTGGATACGTTGGAGAGCAAAGGTTTGAGAATGATGCCGGCTTGTACTTGGGTCGAGGTTGGAGATCAGACTCACAGTTTTCTTTCAGGAGACAAGTGTGATTCATACAATGAGGCGGTGAAAAG GCAAATATACCACAAAGTTGATGAATTAATGAAAGAAATTTCCGAGTATGGGTACTTGGTGGCGGAGGAGAAGAACCTTTTATCGGACGTGGATGTAAATGAAGAACTAGTAGTGAGATATCACAGCGAGAAGCTTGCGATAGCTTATGGATTGGTGAATACGCCGGAATGGAATCCATTGCAGATAACTCAGAACCATAGGATATGCAAAGAGTGTCACAAGGTGGTTGAGTTTATATCTTTGATTACAGGAAGAGAGATTGTAGTGAGAGACGCGAGCAGGTTCCATCATTTCAAAGAAGGGAAGTGTTCTTGTGGAGGATATTGGTGA